The proteins below come from a single Cupriavidus pauculus genomic window:
- a CDS encoding N-carbamoylsarcosine amidohydrolase, whose translation MHEDVQTYRRQGFGTAMDLKAPYGLLIIDFVNGFADPAVFGGGNIPEAIANTQPLLATARRMGWPVAHSRIVFADDDADHNIFTLKVPGMLTLKEDGPASQIVPQLAPAAGELVVRKTVPSAFFGTSLAAWLAQRGVQTLVVAGCVTSGCVRASVVDAMSYGFRPLVLSDCVGDRAIGPHDANLFDMAQKYAMVMARDEALARIGASGGASGGATGALAA comes from the coding sequence ATGCATGAAGACGTCCAGACCTATCGCCGCCAGGGCTTTGGCACGGCGATGGACCTCAAGGCCCCTTACGGCCTGCTGATCATCGATTTCGTCAACGGCTTCGCCGATCCGGCCGTGTTCGGCGGCGGCAATATTCCGGAAGCCATCGCCAACACGCAGCCGCTGCTGGCCACGGCGCGGCGCATGGGTTGGCCCGTCGCCCACAGCCGCATCGTCTTTGCCGACGACGATGCGGACCACAACATCTTCACGCTGAAGGTGCCGGGCATGCTGACGCTGAAGGAGGATGGTCCGGCGAGCCAGATCGTGCCGCAACTGGCGCCGGCCGCCGGCGAGCTCGTGGTGCGCAAGACGGTGCCGTCGGCGTTCTTCGGGACGTCGCTCGCGGCCTGGCTCGCGCAGCGCGGCGTGCAGACGCTGGTCGTGGCCGGCTGCGTAACCAGCGGTTGCGTGCGTGCCAGCGTGGTGGATGCCATGTCCTACGGTTTCCGTCCGCTCGTGCTGTCCGATTGTGTGGGCGACCGTGCCATCGGCCCGCACGACGCCAACCTGTTCGACATGGCACAGAAGTACGCGATGGTGATGGCGCGCGACGAGGCCCTTGCCAGGATCGGTGCGAGCGGCGGTGCGAGCGGTGGCGCCACCGGGGCGCTGGCGGCCTAG
- a CDS encoding 2,5-dihydroxypyridine 5,6-dioxygenase translates to MAVSDYDLICAWKQVLTLSKLESGQTVTVLTGADTHPQTLRTALLAAQSMGAIVNRLDLPPVNGEKALSRDALAYLGTTPLTGNPAAIAALKASDLVLDLMTLLFSPEQHEILSTGTKILLAVEPPEVLARLVPTEADRTRVKAATARLSRARTMHITSDAGTDLHCALGEFPAISEYGFVDEPGRWDHWPSGFVLTWPNEGGTNGHLVLDRGDILLPMKSYVQEPIHVTVKNGYVTAIEGGLDAELLAEYMASFNDPESYAMSHVGWGLQPRAHWSTLAMYDREATIGMDARAFEGNFLCSFGPNNEAGGTRTTACHIDMPLRRCTVSLDGEPVVAAGKVLDDTVDGVAHTNQEPAHA, encoded by the coding sequence ATGGCTGTCAGTGACTACGACCTGATCTGCGCGTGGAAGCAGGTCCTTACGCTGTCGAAACTGGAATCGGGGCAGACCGTGACGGTGCTCACCGGTGCGGACACGCATCCGCAGACGCTGCGCACCGCGCTGCTGGCGGCGCAGTCGATGGGCGCCATCGTCAACCGGCTCGACCTGCCGCCCGTCAACGGCGAAAAGGCGCTGAGCCGCGATGCGCTGGCCTATCTCGGCACCACGCCGCTGACGGGCAACCCCGCGGCCATCGCCGCGCTCAAGGCCAGCGATCTGGTGCTGGACCTGATGACACTGCTGTTCTCGCCCGAGCAGCACGAGATTCTGTCCACCGGCACCAAGATCCTGCTGGCCGTCGAACCGCCCGAAGTACTGGCCCGGCTCGTGCCGACGGAGGCCGACCGCACCCGCGTGAAGGCCGCCACCGCGCGGCTGTCCCGCGCCCGGACCATGCATATCACGTCCGACGCGGGTACCGATCTCCATTGCGCGCTCGGCGAGTTCCCGGCCATCAGCGAGTATGGGTTTGTCGATGAGCCCGGCCGCTGGGACCACTGGCCGAGCGGCTTCGTGCTGACCTGGCCGAACGAGGGCGGCACCAACGGGCACCTCGTGCTCGATCGCGGCGATATCCTGCTGCCGATGAAGTCGTACGTGCAGGAGCCCATCCACGTGACCGTGAAGAACGGCTACGTCACCGCCATCGAAGGCGGGCTCGATGCCGAGCTGCTCGCCGAATACATGGCGTCGTTCAACGATCCGGAGTCGTATGCGATGTCGCATGTCGGATGGGGGCTGCAGCCGCGCGCGCACTGGTCGACGCTGGCGATGTACGACCGCGAGGCCACCATCGGCATGGATGCGCGCGCATTCGAGGGCAACTTCCTGTGCTCGTTCGGCCCGAACAACGAGGCAGGCGGCACCCGCACCACGGCGTGCCATATCGATATGCCGCTGCGGCGCTGCACGGTCAGCCTGGATGGCGAGCCCGTGGTTGCCGCCGGCAAGGTGCTGGACGACACAGTGGACGGCGTCGCACACACGAATCAGGAGCCCGCACATGCATGA
- a CDS encoding alpha/beta fold hydrolase translates to MSTFLYGANVQANGIRQHYLRYGGTEGARAGRDAVILIPGITSPAITWGFVGERLGAHFDTYVLDVRGRGLSSAGDTLDYSLDAQAADVIALAQALGLKRYQIVGHSMGGRIGVRAARSQPAGLTRLVMIDPPVSGPGRRAYPAQLPWYVDSIRLAVQGTDAEGMRPFCPTWTEEQRRLRAEWLHTCDERAVLQSFDGFHTDDIHADLPRVNVPTLLITAARGDVVLPADVEEMKALRPGLLETRVPDAGHMIPWDNEAGFYAAFGDFLGATLVG, encoded by the coding sequence ATGAGTACGTTTCTCTATGGCGCCAATGTGCAGGCCAACGGCATTCGCCAGCATTACCTGCGGTACGGCGGCACCGAGGGCGCGCGCGCCGGGCGCGACGCGGTCATTCTGATTCCGGGCATCACGAGCCCCGCCATCACGTGGGGCTTCGTGGGCGAGCGCCTCGGTGCGCATTTCGATACCTACGTGCTCGACGTGCGCGGCCGCGGATTGTCGTCGGCCGGCGATACGCTCGACTACAGCCTCGATGCGCAGGCCGCGGACGTGATCGCGCTGGCGCAGGCACTGGGCCTGAAGCGCTATCAGATCGTCGGCCATTCGATGGGCGGCCGCATCGGCGTGCGCGCGGCACGCTCGCAGCCCGCCGGCCTGACGCGGCTGGTGATGATCGACCCGCCCGTGTCGGGCCCGGGCCGGCGCGCCTATCCCGCGCAACTGCCGTGGTATGTCGACTCGATTCGCCTTGCCGTGCAGGGCACGGACGCCGAAGGCATGCGCCCGTTCTGCCCGACGTGGACCGAGGAACAACGCCGCCTGCGCGCCGAGTGGCTGCATACCTGCGACGAGCGCGCGGTGCTGCAGAGCTTCGACGGGTTTCATACCGACGATATCCACGCCGATCTGCCGCGCGTGAATGTCCCGACGCTGCTGATCACGGCGGCGCGCGGCGACGTCGTGCTGCCGGCCGATGTCGAGGAAATGAAGGCGCTGCGCCCGGGGCTGCTGGAGACGCGCGTGCCCGATGCCGGCCATATGATCCCGTGGGACAACGAAGCGGGCTTCTATGCGGCGTTCGGCGATTTTCTCGGCGCCACGCTGGTGGGCTGA
- a CDS encoding Asp/Glu racemase, translating to MQKVFRIGQIVPSSNTTMETEIPAMLAARQLVRPERFTFHSSRMRMKTVKKEELAAMDGESDRCALELSDARVDVLGYACLVAIMSMGRGYHRTSETRLKSRTAENGGTAPVVTSAGALVNALKVIGAKRIALVAPYMKPLTELVVDYIQHEGFEVVEWRALEIPDNLEVGRHDPSRLPAIVASMNTKDVDAVVLSACVQMPSLPVVEKVEAMTGKPVITAAIATTYALLKELDLEAVVPGGGTLLSGAY from the coding sequence GTGCAGAAAGTTTTCCGCATCGGGCAGATCGTGCCGAGTTCCAACACCACCATGGAAACCGAGATCCCGGCCATGTTGGCCGCCCGCCAGCTCGTGCGTCCGGAGCGCTTCACGTTCCATTCGAGCCGCATGCGCATGAAGACGGTCAAGAAAGAGGAACTCGCGGCGATGGACGGCGAGTCCGACCGCTGCGCGCTGGAACTCAGCGATGCCCGCGTGGACGTGCTGGGCTATGCCTGCCTGGTGGCCATCATGTCGATGGGGCGTGGCTACCATCGCACCTCGGAAACCCGCCTGAAGTCGCGTACGGCGGAGAACGGCGGTACCGCGCCGGTCGTGACGAGCGCCGGCGCGCTGGTCAATGCGCTCAAGGTGATCGGTGCGAAGCGCATCGCGCTGGTGGCGCCGTACATGAAGCCGCTGACCGAGCTCGTGGTCGATTACATCCAGCACGAAGGCTTCGAGGTCGTCGAGTGGCGCGCGCTCGAGATTCCGGACAACCTGGAAGTCGGCCGGCACGATCCGTCGCGCCTGCCCGCCATCGTGGCGTCGATGAACACGAAGGACGTGGATGCCGTGGTGCTGTCGGCGTGCGTCCAGATGCCGTCGCTGCCCGTGGTGGAGAAAGTCGAGGCGATGACGGGCAAGCCCGTGATCACCGCGGCCATCGCCACCACGTACGCGCTGCTGAAGGAACTGGACCTCGAAGCGGTGGTGCCGGGTGGCGGCACGCTGCTGTCGGGCGCCTATTGA
- a CDS encoding FAD-dependent monooxygenase → MQRNTRIAVIGAGLGGTAAAALLQREGFNVKLYEQAPGFSRLGAGIHVGPNVMKILRRIGIEDAMNAMGCHPDYWYSRDWKTAEVVAQIPLGDYALSHYGASYLTVHRGDFHALMTEAVEPSRLVFNKKLDRVEDLGDVVKLTFTDGTVEDADIVIGADGVNSRIREHLLGAEPPKYTGYVAHRAVFPISRVKGYTHDRCTKWWSDDRHMMVYFDTSKLDEIYYVTGVPEPEWDMSKSWVPSSIEEMRAAFDGWHQGVQSLIEGTVEVTKWPLLERDPLPLWSRGRLVLLGDACHPMKPHMAQGAAMAIEDAAMLTRCFVEAGLKDHAYTFSLYEANRAERAGRVQKVSHDNTWLRTNENPDWCFGYDVFSVPLRDPATRAVPAAA, encoded by the coding sequence GTGCAACGGAATACGCGAATTGCGGTGATCGGTGCGGGCCTGGGCGGGACGGCGGCAGCCGCCCTGCTCCAGCGCGAGGGATTCAATGTGAAGCTGTACGAGCAGGCCCCCGGCTTCTCGCGCCTGGGTGCCGGCATCCACGTCGGGCCGAACGTGATGAAGATCCTGCGCCGCATCGGCATCGAAGACGCCATGAACGCAATGGGTTGCCATCCCGACTACTGGTACAGCCGCGACTGGAAGACCGCGGAGGTCGTTGCGCAGATTCCGCTTGGCGACTACGCGCTCTCCCACTACGGCGCGAGCTACCTGACCGTGCACCGCGGCGACTTTCACGCGCTGATGACCGAAGCGGTGGAACCGAGCCGCCTCGTGTTCAACAAGAAGCTCGATCGCGTGGAAGACCTCGGCGACGTGGTCAAGCTGACCTTTACCGACGGCACCGTCGAAGACGCCGATATCGTGATCGGCGCGGACGGCGTGAACTCCCGCATCCGCGAGCATCTGCTGGGCGCGGAGCCGCCGAAGTACACGGGCTACGTGGCGCACCGCGCGGTGTTCCCGATCTCGCGCGTCAAGGGCTATACCCACGACCGCTGCACCAAATGGTGGTCGGACGACCGACACATGATGGTGTACTTCGACACCAGCAAGCTCGACGAGATCTATTACGTGACGGGCGTGCCCGAGCCGGAATGGGACATGAGCAAGAGCTGGGTGCCGAGCAGCATCGAGGAAATGCGCGCCGCCTTCGACGGGTGGCACCAGGGCGTGCAGTCGCTGATCGAGGGCACGGTCGAGGTCACCAAGTGGCCGCTGCTGGAACGCGATCCGCTGCCGCTGTGGAGCCGTGGCCGGCTGGTGCTGCTGGGCGATGCATGCCATCCGATGAAGCCGCATATGGCGCAGGGCGCCGCGATGGCCATCGAGGACGCGGCGATGCTGACGCGCTGCTTCGTCGAGGCGGGCCTCAAGGATCACGCTTACACGTTCTCGCTCTACGAGGCGAATCGCGCCGAACGCGCGGGCCGCGTGCAGAAGGTATCGCATGACAACACCTGGCTGCGGACGAACGAGAACCCCGACTGGTGCTTTGGCTACGACGTGTTCTCGGTGCCGCTGCGCGATCCCGCCACGCGTGCCGTGCCCGCGGCTGCCTGA
- a CDS encoding (2Fe-2S)-binding protein, with amino-acid sequence MTAPRPLLLRVNRQSHDVCVDPRTPLLYILRNDLACNGPKYGCGLGQCGACTVLIDGVAARSCIVPASAAEGRAVTTLEGLGTSAAPDPVQRAFIEEQAAQCGYCLNGMIMSTKALLAVNPAPTEGEIREALRFNLCRCGTHVEILRAVQRAAELQQQDAAASEREALR; translated from the coding sequence ATGACCGCGCCCCGCCCCCTTCTGTTGCGCGTCAACCGGCAATCGCACGATGTCTGTGTGGATCCGCGCACGCCATTGCTCTACATCCTGCGCAACGATCTGGCCTGCAATGGCCCGAAGTACGGCTGCGGGCTCGGTCAGTGCGGGGCGTGCACGGTGCTGATCGACGGGGTGGCGGCACGCTCGTGCATCGTGCCGGCAAGCGCGGCCGAAGGGCGGGCCGTGACCACGCTTGAAGGATTGGGCACCAGCGCCGCGCCCGATCCGGTGCAGCGGGCCTTTATCGAGGAGCAGGCCGCGCAGTGCGGCTACTGCCTCAACGGCATGATCATGAGCACCAAGGCGTTGCTGGCCGTGAACCCCGCGCCGACCGAGGGCGAGATTCGCGAGGCGCTGCGCTTCAACCTGTGCCGGTGCGGGACTCATGTCGAGATTCTGCGCGCGGTGCAGCGCGCGGCCGAACTCCAGCAGCAGGATGCCGCGGCAAGCGAACGCGAGGCGCTCCGATGA
- a CDS encoding c-type cytochrome, with protein sequence MNARTQDALHVPVPAATLFGHVVRPAGGLGRLLGYDADAARRWEGSLEGNVESTIDVIVRGDFLAVVATSPEHAAAAARALRPRWALAEPAPAVTRVRQVAMHGDADAALAPDGEAVYRWPLIAPRADASGTATAHWHDGTMTVWLATAQTSALRLEVAALLGVTAAQVSIVCDPDPPAGHDDFCARQAAADAALLAHAAGRPVRVTFRADPDAFSPRLTLAVRSAIDPASAYRITASATPDANLPIALLQTGTTVPFADDARIDGARIDDAQIDGTLVPPYATDHLAVSAALPLDVPAGVAARGHVFAHESELDALAVRSRMDPVALRLQWLDDSTGTQLIERVAAQSGWRGPLQGHRRAGDGIRRGRGFAYARAIDIDNGRPTQTWSAWVADVEVDARTGDISVTRVTVGHEREDHAAPAPARPTALRDDITAATRQLTRGGASHDDWGWNPASEARDAMALATHAPTRAVAPQTQVNIVGALAGGASATLPAAAAVANAIHDATGIRLREPPFSAGEIRRGLAAEGIDDGLARGASRKRRWLLAALAPVTALAGLFVTIMPWRAPIAPVAPPVPGFYSAATIERGRLVAAAGDCAVCHTAPGGTRNAGGLALDTPFGTVYSTNITPDVETGIGNWSFAAFERAMREGIHRDGRHLYPAFPYTAFAKVSDADMQALYAYLMSAEPVVSRPPETKLAFPFNMRPSLAGWNAIFHRNAPFEPVAERSALWNRGAYLAEGLGHCSACHSPRNALGGEKGGKAYLTGGMAEGWEAPALTALSTSPVPWTEDDLFQYLRTGYAARHGAAAGPMAPVVESLRELPESDVRAIAHYVASFSAPAIADAAPPPAEQVRAIEARADAQALKLSGSMGRLYQAACAVCHQGNTGVPQFGVKPSLALNTNLHSARPDNVIQAVMHGISAPPHAGIGYMPGFADSLDDEQVSGLVHYLRARFAPDAPAWTGVEDAVARIRSQPSH encoded by the coding sequence ATGAACGCCCGCACGCAGGACGCCTTGCATGTGCCCGTGCCGGCGGCGACGCTGTTCGGCCACGTCGTCCGGCCGGCCGGCGGACTGGGTCGCCTGCTCGGCTACGACGCCGACGCAGCGCGTCGGTGGGAAGGCAGCCTCGAAGGGAACGTCGAAAGTACGATCGACGTGATCGTGCGCGGCGATTTCCTTGCCGTGGTGGCGACGTCGCCGGAACATGCCGCGGCGGCAGCCCGCGCGCTGCGTCCCAGGTGGGCGCTCGCCGAGCCAGCACCCGCTGTCACGCGTGTGCGGCAGGTCGCGATGCATGGCGACGCCGACGCTGCGTTGGCGCCGGACGGCGAGGCCGTGTACCGGTGGCCGCTGATCGCCCCGCGTGCCGATGCAAGCGGCACCGCCACCGCGCACTGGCACGACGGGACCATGACCGTCTGGCTGGCGACAGCACAGACAAGCGCCCTGCGACTGGAAGTGGCGGCGCTGCTGGGCGTGACCGCGGCACAGGTATCGATCGTCTGCGATCCCGATCCGCCCGCCGGACATGACGATTTCTGCGCGCGCCAGGCTGCGGCCGACGCGGCCCTGCTCGCGCATGCCGCCGGCCGGCCGGTGCGCGTGACCTTCCGCGCCGACCCCGACGCTTTCTCCCCCAGGCTGACGCTTGCCGTGCGCAGCGCGATCGATCCGGCATCGGCCTACCGTATTACCGCATCCGCCACGCCGGATGCCAATCTTCCGATCGCCCTGCTGCAGACGGGCACCACGGTGCCGTTCGCCGATGACGCGCGGATCGATGGCGCGCGGATCGATGACGCGCAGATCGATGGCACGCTGGTGCCGCCCTACGCGACCGACCATCTCGCGGTTTCGGCGGCATTGCCCCTCGACGTACCCGCGGGCGTCGCGGCCCGCGGCCATGTGTTCGCGCACGAGTCCGAGCTCGACGCACTGGCCGTGCGATCGCGGATGGACCCGGTGGCGCTGCGGCTCCAGTGGCTCGACGACAGCACCGGCACCCAGCTGATCGAGCGCGTGGCGGCCCAGTCCGGCTGGCGGGGACCGTTGCAGGGACATCGGCGGGCCGGCGACGGCATCCGGCGCGGACGCGGCTTTGCCTATGCGCGCGCGATCGATATCGACAATGGCCGGCCCACGCAAACGTGGTCGGCATGGGTGGCCGATGTCGAGGTGGATGCCCGTACCGGCGATATCAGCGTGACGCGTGTGACGGTCGGGCACGAGCGCGAGGACCATGCCGCGCCGGCGCCTGCCCGGCCCACCGCGCTGCGGGACGACATTACCGCCGCCACGCGGCAGCTGACACGGGGCGGCGCGAGCCACGACGACTGGGGATGGAATCCCGCCTCCGAAGCGCGCGACGCGATGGCCCTCGCCACGCATGCGCCGACGCGTGCGGTGGCCCCCCAGACGCAGGTCAATATCGTAGGCGCGCTCGCGGGCGGCGCCTCGGCCACGCTGCCCGCGGCCGCCGCCGTGGCCAACGCGATTCACGATGCCACGGGCATTCGCCTGCGCGAGCCACCGTTCAGCGCCGGCGAGATTCGGCGCGGGCTCGCTGCCGAGGGTATCGATGACGGTCTCGCCCGAGGCGCCTCACGCAAGCGCCGCTGGCTGCTGGCCGCACTCGCGCCCGTCACCGCGCTGGCGGGATTATTCGTCACGATCATGCCGTGGCGCGCCCCCATCGCACCGGTAGCGCCGCCAGTACCCGGCTTCTATTCGGCCGCGACCATCGAACGGGGCCGCCTGGTTGCCGCCGCGGGCGACTGCGCGGTCTGCCACACCGCCCCCGGCGGCACGCGCAATGCCGGCGGCCTTGCCCTCGACACGCCCTTCGGCACGGTGTACAGCACCAATATCACGCCCGATGTCGAGACCGGCATCGGCAACTGGTCGTTCGCGGCATTCGAGCGCGCCATGCGCGAAGGCATCCATCGCGACGGCCGCCACCTGTACCCCGCTTTCCCATACACGGCGTTCGCCAAGGTCAGCGATGCCGATATGCAGGCGCTCTACGCCTATCTGATGTCGGCCGAGCCCGTGGTATCGCGCCCGCCGGAAACGAAGCTCGCGTTCCCGTTCAATATGCGCCCTTCGCTGGCCGGCTGGAACGCGATCTTCCACCGCAACGCACCGTTCGAGCCCGTGGCCGAGCGCTCCGCCCTCTGGAATCGTGGCGCCTATCTCGCCGAAGGGCTCGGGCATTGCAGCGCCTGCCATTCGCCGCGCAATGCGCTCGGCGGCGAGAAAGGCGGCAAGGCCTACCTGACCGGCGGCATGGCCGAGGGATGGGAAGCGCCAGCCCTGACTGCGCTGTCGACGTCGCCCGTGCCGTGGACCGAAGACGATCTGTTCCAGTACCTGCGGACCGGGTACGCGGCGCGGCACGGCGCCGCCGCGGGGCCGATGGCGCCCGTGGTGGAGAGCCTGCGCGAACTCCCGGAGAGCGACGTGCGGGCCATTGCGCACTATGTGGCATCGTTCAGCGCCCCCGCCATTGCCGACGCCGCGCCACCGCCCGCTGAACAGGTGCGCGCCATCGAAGCGCGCGCCGATGCGCAGGCGCTGAAGCTTTCCGGCAGCATGGGCCGCCTCTATCAGGCCGCCTGCGCGGTGTGCCATCAGGGCAATACCGGCGTGCCGCAGTTCGGCGTCAAACCCTCGCTGGCGCTGAACACGAATCTGCACAGCGCGCGCCCCGACAATGTGATTCAGGCCGTGATGCATGGCATCTCCGCCCCGCCGCATGCCGGCATCGGCTATATGCCCGGCTTTGCCGACAGCCTGGACGACGAACAAGTGAGTGGACTGGTGCATTACCTGCGCGCGCGATTCGCGCCCGACGCGCCCGCCTGGACCGGCGTGGAAGACGCCGTCGCGCGCATCCGCAGCCAGCCCTCGCACTGA
- a CDS encoding MFS transporter produces the protein METGIRAAGVGKFQYRLFVIFGLVWLADAMQVLSIGFSAPSIAKTFGITVPQALQTGTFFFVGMLIGAFVFGRLADRIGRRPVLMMAVVIDALCGVASAFVPEFTWLLVLRFLTGVGVGGTLPVDYTMMAEFLPSDRRGRWLVLLESFWAIGTICLALLALAALSYGDQAWRVIFLVTGVPALIGVVLRFYIPESPMFLNRSGRSDEARKVLERVARVNGSKHEIPPLQSERAEPKSVFALFSGSFRRRSLALLVAWALISIAYYGVFVYLPIKLSAEGFAFMRGQVFLVLLAIVQLPGFALSAYGVERWGRKPTLIGFLVLSAAGCMLYSLGTSPAVVIGSTLLMSFSLLGTWGALYAFTPEVYPTDLRATGMGTAGAVARFGGLFAPAIIAPVMATHFTLALAMISTMLLVGAFAIGAVNVESKDRALD, from the coding sequence CTGGAGACCGGCATTCGCGCGGCCGGCGTCGGCAAGTTTCAATACCGGCTGTTCGTGATTTTCGGGCTCGTATGGCTGGCCGATGCCATGCAGGTCCTGTCGATCGGCTTCAGTGCCCCCTCGATCGCCAAGACGTTCGGCATCACCGTGCCGCAGGCGTTGCAGACGGGCACGTTCTTCTTCGTCGGCATGCTGATCGGCGCCTTCGTGTTCGGCCGCCTGGCGGACCGCATCGGCCGCCGTCCCGTGCTCATGATGGCCGTCGTCATCGACGCGCTGTGTGGCGTCGCCTCGGCCTTCGTTCCCGAGTTCACATGGCTGCTGGTGCTGCGCTTCCTGACGGGCGTCGGCGTGGGCGGCACGCTGCCCGTGGATTACACGATGATGGCCGAGTTCCTGCCGAGCGACCGCCGCGGCCGCTGGCTGGTGCTGCTGGAATCGTTCTGGGCCATCGGCACCATCTGCCTCGCGCTGCTGGCGCTCGCCGCGCTGTCCTACGGCGATCAGGCATGGCGCGTGATCTTCCTCGTGACGGGCGTCCCCGCGCTGATCGGCGTCGTGCTTCGCTTCTATATTCCCGAGTCGCCGATGTTCCTGAACCGCAGCGGACGATCGGACGAAGCGCGCAAGGTGCTCGAGCGCGTGGCAAGGGTCAACGGCAGCAAGCACGAGATTCCCCCGCTGCAATCGGAGCGCGCCGAACCCAAGTCCGTGTTCGCGCTGTTCTCCGGCAGCTTCCGCCGCCGCAGCCTCGCGCTGCTGGTCGCCTGGGCGCTGATCTCCATCGCCTACTACGGCGTGTTCGTGTACCTGCCGATCAAGCTCAGCGCCGAAGGGTTCGCGTTCATGCGCGGACAGGTATTCCTCGTGCTGCTGGCTATCGTGCAGCTGCCGGGGTTCGCACTCTCCGCCTACGGCGTGGAACGCTGGGGCCGCAAACCCACGCTGATCGGCTTCCTCGTCCTCAGCGCGGCCGGCTGCATGCTCTACAGCCTGGGCACCTCGCCCGCGGTGGTCATCGGCTCCACGCTGCTGATGAGCTTCTCTTTGCTGGGCACATGGGGCGCGCTCTACGCGTTCACCCCCGAGGTCTATCCGACCGACCTGCGCGCAACAGGCATGGGCACGGCCGGCGCGGTGGCCCGCTTCGGCGGCCTGTTCGCACCGGCGATCATCGCACCGGTCATGGCCACGCACTTCACGCTGGCACTGGCGATGATCTCCACGATGCTGCTGGTGGGGGCGTTTGCGATCGGGGCGGTGAACGTGGAGTCGAAGGATCGCGCGCTGGACTGA
- a CDS encoding GntR family transcriptional regulator yields the protein MSAEIAARMRTMIQEGELPPGVRIDEKAFCEAFDVSKTPLREALKILVSEGLVLHRQYIGYRVAPLDLDELRATFETLHGLEAHAGELISGRMSDAALAKIERRHQAMVDAHAAGKRTDYFRINQEIHQLIVDSAANAVLSGIYATLMSKVHRARGAANADMLRWQESHAEHEAIMEALREQGRPRLAKILREHSENTAREVLKVVEASLAEPAARASAGR from the coding sequence ATGTCCGCCGAAATCGCGGCGCGCATGCGCACGATGATTCAGGAAGGCGAACTCCCGCCGGGTGTGCGCATCGACGAGAAAGCGTTCTGCGAGGCGTTCGACGTTTCCAAGACGCCGTTGCGTGAAGCGCTCAAGATCCTGGTCTCGGAAGGGCTGGTGCTGCATCGCCAGTACATCGGCTATCGCGTGGCACCGCTCGACCTCGATGAACTGCGCGCAACGTTCGAAACGCTACACGGGCTGGAGGCGCACGCGGGCGAACTGATCTCCGGGCGGATGAGCGATGCCGCGCTCGCGAAGATCGAGCGCCGCCATCAGGCGATGGTCGACGCGCACGCGGCCGGCAAGCGCACCGACTACTTCCGGATCAATCAGGAGATTCATCAGCTCATCGTGGACAGCGCGGCGAACGCGGTGCTGTCGGGCATCTATGCGACGCTGATGAGCAAGGTGCACCGCGCACGCGGCGCGGCCAATGCGGACATGCTGCGCTGGCAGGAATCGCACGCGGAACACGAGGCGATCATGGAAGCCCTGCGGGAGCAGGGCCGGCCCCGGCTGGCGAAGATCCTGCGCGAGCATTCGGAGAACACCGCGCGCGAGGTGCTGAAGGTGGTGGAGGCATCGCTGGCGGAACCGGCCGCGCGGGCCTCGGCGGGGCGTTAA